A part of Prolixibacteraceae bacterium genomic DNA contains:
- a CDS encoding alpha-galactosidase produces MKTKHIIIILLLCCTLTTYAKKYSIENHFIKRTIQVDDGIVSTVAVQNKLTHKKLVIDNPIDFQLRLSNDVDSHTGDIYLNNKDFSCYKVDNTDKRHLIFFLKNKTQKLSIQLHYLINDSNNFFHKYLVITSQKEITIERVDVDILKNNDIYQPYKEKQLTAQGPAKWRPGLGQPLYSKRTNLFFGVEFPGSYNFVKSQTAYCGYLQGKKLSKGQSYTTYKAVIGAGSKNRTIQKTFFSYIDKIRIRPLRLQTQYNSWFDFYQGVTRDKFIKSANKVHQELVEERGVTPLKAYVIDDGWEDTKKDWSKEMWAVNTNRFDNDFHTTQTNIINKGSKLGLWMSPGCNFGSQRAVPQMRKSGLEALDKYMSLAGPKYMGLLEDRMVNLASDGISYFKLDGLWGHLNRREFDLHGKSYGLPELPYLKTDGLSPADKRLNAVKYDELKSYYLVQSTERLIEIFNKMGKVNPDVYIVISNAAYLSPWWLMSVDAVWMINAGDAAKGAGRTQELVYRDGVYYQTWVEEKTQYPINAIFNHEPKKVKTGESSKTFKDYLWMNLSRGTGFVELYLKTTKLSSSDWDILAEGLKWVENVFPYFEYVQMHGGDPRKNEVYGYTGWSSKGGYISIHNPDTTKTQTYRIALNKEIGTDKSLKNLKTISVLNTDDKTLKTNYKYGETIEINISPQEVVIIELQKR; encoded by the coding sequence ATGAAAACAAAACACATTATCATTATTCTTCTTTTATGTTGTACATTAACTACATATGCAAAGAAATACAGTATAGAGAATCATTTTATAAAAAGAACAATCCAAGTAGACGATGGTATTGTTTCAACTGTTGCAGTTCAAAATAAACTAACCCACAAAAAACTAGTTATTGATAATCCTATTGACTTTCAATTGAGGTTGTCTAACGACGTAGACAGTCACACTGGAGATATATACCTCAACAACAAAGACTTCTCTTGTTACAAAGTAGATAACACAGATAAAAGACACCTAATCTTTTTCTTAAAGAACAAGACACAGAAATTATCTATCCAATTACATTATTTAATTAATGATAGCAATAATTTCTTTCACAAATATCTTGTAATCACTTCCCAAAAAGAGATTACTATTGAAAGAGTGGATGTAGATATATTAAAAAATAATGATATCTATCAGCCATATAAAGAGAAGCAACTAACTGCTCAAGGTCCAGCTAAATGGAGGCCAGGACTAGGGCAACCACTCTATTCAAAAAGAACAAACCTATTCTTCGGCGTAGAATTTCCTGGATCATATAATTTTGTAAAAAGCCAAACAGCTTATTGTGGCTATCTTCAAGGGAAGAAACTATCAAAAGGTCAAAGTTATACGACATATAAAGCGGTAATTGGCGCAGGATCAAAGAATAGAACAATTCAAAAAACTTTCTTCTCATACATAGATAAGATTCGTATCAGGCCTCTTAGACTCCAAACACAGTACAACAGTTGGTTCGACTTCTATCAAGGTGTAACTCGTGATAAATTTATTAAAAGTGCAAACAAAGTACATCAAGAATTAGTAGAAGAGAGAGGGGTTACCCCTTTAAAAGCATATGTAATTGATGATGGATGGGAAGACACAAAAAAAGATTGGTCAAAAGAGATGTGGGCTGTTAACACAAACAGATTCGACAATGATTTCCATACAACACAAACTAATATTATCAACAAAGGAAGTAAACTAGGCCTATGGATGAGCCCTGGATGTAACTTTGGATCACAAAGAGCTGTTCCACAAATGAGAAAGAGTGGACTTGAGGCTCTCGACAAATACATGTCGCTTGCTGGTCCTAAATATATGGGGCTTCTAGAAGATCGAATGGTTAACCTCGCATCCGATGGTATTTCTTATTTCAAACTAGATGGTCTTTGGGGGCATCTAAACAGACGAGAATTTGACCTTCATGGCAAGTCATATGGATTACCTGAATTACCATATCTAAAAACAGATGGTCTATCTCCTGCGGATAAACGTCTTAATGCTGTCAAATATGATGAGCTAAAAAGTTACTATTTAGTTCAAAGTACTGAGCGATTAATTGAGATTTTCAATAAAATGGGGAAAGTGAATCCAGATGTATATATTGTCATTTCAAATGCTGCCTACCTAAGTCCATGGTGGCTAATGAGTGTAGATGCCGTATGGATGATTAATGCAGGAGATGCTGCTAAGGGTGCTGGCAGAACTCAAGAGCTAGTCTACAGAGATGGCGTTTACTATCAAACTTGGGTAGAAGAGAAAACACAATATCCAATCAATGCCATTTTCAACCATGAGCCTAAAAAGGTTAAAACGGGAGAATCATCTAAAACCTTTAAGGACTATTTGTGGATGAACCTTTCAAGAGGAACTGGATTTGTTGAACTATACCTGAAAACAACCAAACTATCCTCTTCAGATTGGGATATCCTTGCTGAAGGTCTTAAATGGGTAGAAAATGTATTCCCATATTTCGAATACGTTCAGATGCATGGAGGTGATCCTCGAAAAAACGAAGTGTATGGTTATACAGGATGGTCATCTAAAGGTGGTTACATTTCAATACACAATCCAGACACCACCAAAACACAAACATATCGAATAGCTCTGAATAAAGAGATAGGCACTGACAAGTCATTAAAGAATTTAAAAACGATCTCTGTGTTGAATACTGATGATAAAACACTTAAAACGAATTACAAATATGGAGAGACCATAGAAATCAATATATCTCCTCAAGAAGTTGTGATTATAGAATTACAAAAAAGGTAA
- a CDS encoding tetratricopeptide repeat protein, with product MEQETNNNQRSGSCAKEAHELIRRLNQGDAIYYDVDQYENFIDYFIQKNQLSNSLRVVEYANRQHDGAIPLWIKKSQIIFNLGQIDEAISLAKHCMKFEPSNAELYYLVGTGYLNKNDGDRAKKYFEHTFHCESEHLDEVLFNIGYAYEQVLDYHNAILFFRGAVKNNPKNTNAIYDLAYCYDKIENYKKAIWAYKHYLELDPYNTSVWFNLGIALNHEQKQDEALEAYEYALAINDKHTAALFNKANILANQYLYDEAIQAYKDYIELDSESDEAYCYIADCYFNKREYREALNSYKQAIKINATNDCAWYGGALILLLTEDYDQCMTFLKQTVNINPDISDYWISIGKVSLVLNHYEEAEYAFEKAISLSPHETEVWTEMASFYHHYDQTAMAVDTLNRSKTFIPNDVEILYALSAYAYIDHQLSTGHQNLKKALSIDSDSAESLLFEVFPELEKITEIKELLHNHKQKTTVKVP from the coding sequence ATGGAACAAGAAACCAACAACAACCAACGATCAGGGTCGTGTGCAAAAGAAGCACATGAACTCATTCGTCGTCTTAATCAAGGTGATGCAATCTATTATGATGTAGATCAATATGAAAACTTCATTGACTACTTTATCCAGAAGAATCAACTATCAAACTCTTTAAGAGTTGTTGAATATGCAAATAGACAACATGATGGAGCCATTCCTCTATGGATAAAAAAGTCTCAAATTATATTTAATCTAGGTCAAATAGATGAAGCAATCTCTCTTGCCAAACACTGTATGAAGTTTGAACCATCTAATGCAGAATTATACTATTTAGTTGGAACAGGATACTTAAACAAGAATGATGGAGACAGAGCAAAAAAATATTTTGAACATACCTTCCATTGCGAAAGTGAACATCTAGATGAGGTGCTTTTTAATATTGGATATGCTTATGAGCAAGTACTTGACTATCATAATGCCATATTATTCTTTCGAGGAGCAGTAAAGAACAATCCCAAAAACACCAATGCAATTTATGATCTCGCTTACTGTTATGATAAAATAGAGAATTATAAAAAAGCAATATGGGCATATAAACACTACCTAGAACTCGACCCTTATAATACATCTGTATGGTTCAATTTAGGAATTGCATTAAACCACGAACAGAAACAAGATGAAGCACTTGAAGCATATGAATATGCTCTTGCTATCAATGACAAACATACTGCAGCACTATTCAACAAAGCCAACATCCTTGCGAATCAGTACCTGTATGATGAAGCGATACAAGCATATAAAGACTATATAGAGCTTGATTCAGAATCAGATGAAGCTTATTGTTATATTGCAGATTGTTATTTTAATAAAAGAGAGTATCGTGAGGCTTTAAATTCATATAAGCAGGCAATAAAGATCAATGCTACCAATGACTGTGCATGGTATGGTGGCGCATTAATACTACTCCTAACGGAGGATTACGATCAATGCATGACGTTCTTAAAACAAACGGTAAACATTAACCCTGATATTTCTGACTATTGGATATCAATTGGAAAAGTATCGTTAGTATTAAATCACTACGAAGAAGCGGAATATGCTTTTGAAAAAGCCATTTCACTTTCACCACATGAAACGGAAGTATGGACTGAGATGGCTTCCTTCTACCATCATTACGATCAGACAGCAATGGCTGTTGATACCCTTAATAGATCAAAAACATTTATTCCCAATGATGTAGAAATACTATATGCACTATCTGCATACGCATATATTGATCATCAATTAAGTACGGGGCATCAGAATCTTAAAAAGGCTCTTTCTATTGATTCTGATTCCGCAGAATCATTATTATTTGAAGTATTCCCAGAACTTGAAAAGATTACAGAAATAAAAGAATTACTACATAATCACAAACAAAAAACTACGGTTAAAGTTCCATAG
- a CDS encoding DUF4301 family protein, which yields MMTNKLTDQNSLVSEKQIQHQLQQFIDGFPSIVLKKSATIGDGIRKYDNTEVKNNILYYQNEIGRGLKVEKFVPASGAATRMFKHLFELKEQLETGKSLDLNDSKTSAFFSNLTKFAFFKELCDIHPAAANIDIDNLSDTLALEIIDSLLTSKGLNYGNLPKGVLKFHLYEDEVRTPLEEHLFEAAHYGMDKNRHCAIHFTVSPEHQSIFKELTQSTVPVFEKKYDVKYDITFSTQKKSTDTIAVNPDNTPFINDDGTHLFRPGGHGALIENLDDLDAEMIFIKNIDNVTVEDRSEDTTTYKKLLAGVLLKERDTIFSWLRKFDDNKISTNNISILENYVLNKLCVILPEDYPQLEFNKKKDLIYTILNRPIRVCGMVKNEGEPGGGPFWAKNNHNIFSLQIVESSQMDHNDYQQQTLINGATHFNPVDLVCYTRDYHGNNFNLKNFIDPETGFISHKSKNGRQLKALELPGLWNGAMANWSTIFVEVPLSTFSPVKEVNDLLRKEHQL from the coding sequence TACCGATCAAAATTCTCTCGTCTCAGAAAAGCAGATTCAACATCAATTACAACAATTTATTGATGGTTTTCCTAGTATTGTACTTAAAAAAAGTGCAACTATTGGAGATGGAATCCGCAAGTATGATAACACAGAAGTAAAGAATAACATTTTGTATTACCAAAATGAAATAGGGCGTGGACTTAAAGTTGAGAAATTTGTTCCTGCTTCAGGAGCAGCGACAAGGATGTTCAAACATCTTTTTGAATTAAAAGAACAACTTGAAACAGGAAAGAGTCTCGATCTAAACGATTCAAAAACATCTGCTTTTTTTTCAAACTTAACAAAGTTTGCCTTCTTTAAAGAACTATGTGATATACATCCAGCAGCAGCTAATATTGACATCGATAACCTAAGTGACACTCTCGCTTTAGAAATTATAGATTCTCTTTTAACTTCAAAAGGACTGAACTATGGCAACCTCCCTAAAGGGGTTCTAAAATTTCATCTATATGAAGATGAAGTTCGCACTCCTCTTGAAGAGCATCTTTTTGAAGCAGCTCATTATGGAATGGACAAAAACAGACACTGTGCAATCCACTTCACTGTTAGCCCTGAACATCAATCAATATTTAAAGAACTCACACAAAGCACTGTTCCTGTTTTTGAAAAGAAATATGACGTTAAGTATGACATCACTTTCTCAACTCAAAAAAAATCGACTGACACCATAGCCGTTAATCCCGACAACACCCCATTTATCAATGATGATGGAACTCATCTATTCAGACCAGGCGGACATGGTGCTTTAATCGAGAATTTAGATGATCTCGATGCAGAGATGATTTTCATAAAGAACATTGATAATGTAACAGTAGAAGATCGTTCAGAAGATACCACGACCTATAAAAAATTATTAGCTGGAGTACTCTTAAAAGAGAGAGATACAATTTTTAGTTGGCTAAGGAAATTTGATGATAACAAAATAAGCACTAATAATATTTCTATTTTAGAAAACTATGTATTAAATAAATTATGTGTCATTTTACCAGAAGATTATCCTCAATTAGAATTCAATAAGAAAAAAGATCTTATTTACACTATTCTAAACCGACCTATTAGAGTATGTGGTATGGTTAAAAATGAAGGAGAGCCAGGTGGAGGACCATTTTGGGCAAAAAACAATCATAATATTTTTTCTTTACAAATCGTAGAGAGTAGTCAGATGGATCATAATGATTATCAACAACAAACCCTTATAAATGGAGCGACTCATTTCAATCCTGTTGATTTAGTATGCTACACTCGAGACTATCATGGCAATAACTTTAATCTAAAAAACTTCATTGATCCTGAAACTGGTTTTATATCACATAAATCAAAGAATGGTCGTCAACTAAAAGCATTAGAATTGCCTGGTTTATGGAATGGTGCAATGGCAAATTGGAGTACCATTTTCGTTGAAGTTCCATTATCAACCTTCTCTCCCGTCAAAGAAGTCAACGATTTACTTAGAAAAGAGCACCAATTGTAG